In one Juglans regia cultivar Chandler chromosome 11, Walnut 2.0, whole genome shotgun sequence genomic region, the following are encoded:
- the LOC118343840 gene encoding uncharacterized protein LOC118343840 encodes MEPRTEAYGNLPKQATKKFQAGWSSSSAQTHDCPTDVIEDETQREFKNKLVSTTDSSSSFGKPSLGQPLCFCEIEAQLRYSSTIKNPGRPFLGCPNYNTKGLPYCKYFKWVEEDQYKKSDLRETHNELLRAKKELEKILDDIEKSKIDLRKRADEIEMREMTLSNRNEEVVKKELAVLVREAQIRHSRTLLRVYWAAAFVVACYLSCK; translated from the exons ATGGAACCCCGAACGGAAGCGTACGGGAACCTTCCCAAGCAAGCAACGAAAAAGTTTCAAGCAGGGTGGTCATCTTCTTCTGCTCAAACACACGACTGCCCCACCGACGTCATAGAAGACGAAACACAAAGGGAG TTTAAGAATAAGCTGGTTTCCACCACggactcttcttcatcttttggtAAACCAAGTCTGGGTCAACCATTATGCTTCTGTGAAATTGAAGCCCAACTAAGATACTCATCTACTATAAAAAATCCAGGACGACCTTTCTTAGGGTGTCCTAACTACAACACAAAG ggattaccatattgtaaGTATTTCAAGTGGGTTGAGGAGGATCAATACAAAAAGTCCGATCTAAGAGAAACTCACAATGAACTGTTAAGAGCCAAGAAAGAGCTGGAGAAGATACTCGATGATATCGAAAAGAGCAAAATTGATCTCCGTAAGAGAGCGGATGagatcgagatgagagagatgacGCTATCCAATAGAAatgaggaggttgtgaagaaGGAGTTGGCGGTTCTTGTACGCGAAGCGCAAATAAGACACTCACGCACACTACTCCGAGTGTATTGGGCTGCCGCATTTGTTGTAGCATGTTACTTGTCTTGCAAATAG